The genomic stretch CGACGACGGCTTTTTGCTTTATCAAGTCGGCAATATCTTTTCGTTCATAGACCAGTCGCTCCACGGCCTTGCAACTAAGGCACCAGTCAGCAGTGAACTTAATAAGCACGGGTTTATTGTCGGCAATGGATTTTTCAATAAAGCCAGCGTCATATACTTTCCAATCTACCAGAGGTTTTGCCGGGGCGGACAACAGCCAGAAGCCGGAACTGACAGCAAGCAATATCGCGACTATCCGAACGATGATTTTGTTCGCAGTTTTGGAATCGAAATTTACCCAGCCGCCCCACATCCAGACACAGAATGCAAGAATGACGGAATAAAAGAGCAAGCCAGTCCGGCGCTGCTGCGGCGATATCGTTATCATCCAGAGAGCAAAACCGAGCAGGATAAAGCCGACCGTTTTTTTGAAAATATCCATCCATTTGCCGGGTTTAGGCAGACTATCGAGCAGGCCCGGAATCGAAACCAAAACCAGATACGGGACAGCCATTCCTATGCCTATAGCCATTATCGCGGCGGCGGCAGGCAGCAGGGGCTGGGCCTGCGCCCAGGCAAAGGCGGCGGCCAATATGCCGAAGCTGCACGGAGTGCTTAATACGGCCGCCAGGAAACCCATTCCTATAGTGCCAGCGGAACCGCTGCCGGTTTTGCCTGATACTGAGGCGGGTAAAACGAAGCTAAAAGCATCGAACATAAATAAAGCCAGTACAACAAGGATCAATGCCAATACCGAAACAAACGTCGGGTCGCGCAACTGGTCGCCCCATTGCAGGGTCCGGCCGTAAGCGACGTGAAGAACAATATTGGCAACCACAAGACAGGCGAAAAATAATAATATCCCGAGGCAGAAAGAAAGGCCTGCCGTCAGCTTTGCGCCTTTTCGCGATTTGGCCTGTTCCACGATGCGCAATACCGCCAGGGGCAGCACAGGCCAGACGCAAGGCATAATATTCAGAGACAATCCAGCCAAAAACGCCAGGCCAAGCGCAAACCATAACGAATAACTTGCCACTCCGCCCGGCAAAACAGATTCACCCTGCCCTGCCGCTTCCGGCAGGATAAATTCGGCATCGCCCATCGGCGAATCAGCGATTTTGACATCGGTGCTCAATTGGCCGAAATCCGGCATGCGGCATTGAACATCGGAACAAACCGCCCCTTTAATACTAATCTGGACGACAACATCAACTGATTTGCCATCTTTTAAGGCGAGATCAGAAACGCTAAAAGGCAAAAATACCGTGAACTCGTTACTGAAAACATCGAGATTTTTATCCGAGCTTTTGTCAAA from Phycisphaerae bacterium encodes the following:
- a CDS encoding cytochrome c biogenesis protein CcdA, giving the protein MREKAVVFLCLILFFVANALAAPPDSGVIKTDVVAISIQKQHEVVAPNGKSAMAVHFKLKKDWHFYASAESAPGGVNLELTPSSKQYLSFSEPMFPKPHSYFDKSSDKNLDVFSNEFTVFLPFSVSDLALKDGKSVDVVVQISIKGAVCSDVQCRMPDFGQLSTDVKIADSPMGDAEFILPEAAGQGESVLPGGVASYSLWFALGLAFLAGLSLNIMPCVWPVLPLAVLRIVEQAKSRKGAKLTAGLSFCLGILLFFACLVVANIVLHVAYGRTLQWGDQLRDPTFVSVLALILVVLALFMFDAFSFVLPASVSGKTGSGSAGTIGMGFLAAVLSTPCSFGILAAAFAWAQAQPLLPAAAAIMAIGIGMAVPYLVLVSIPGLLDSLPKPGKWMDIFKKTVGFILLGFALWMITISPQQRRTGLLFYSVILAFCVWMWGGWVNFDSKTANKIIVRIVAILLAVSSGFWLLSAPAKPLVDWKVYDAGFIEKSIADNKPVLIKFTADWCLSCKAVERLVYERKDIADLIKQKAVVAVKADTTAKDYPATKALKDIYNEPGVPVSMLFLPGQKEPVRWRDKTFGDELKTLLEKLP